One segment of Carya illinoinensis cultivar Pawnee chromosome 1, C.illinoinensisPawnee_v1, whole genome shotgun sequence DNA contains the following:
- the LOC122301151 gene encoding uncharacterized protein LOC122301151 has protein sequence MFRIAKLFRYAELCLAVVLISWAFTRVPFALKISAEYFWKLSGFVVSHVFIFMLCNVIIVTLIAKSGRFSGQNPTGHSDETELFEEFIKHVSGGSTEPQPETRTPAHDQDVIVYHDKQIICEVNRTAREDEDKTETDSDTDIVHVHPKAYRRTQSEKIKRQSQEKSRGELRRSDTEKCRKGASSDEKPQESQYPEDKLSNEEFQRTIDAFIAKHWKFHSEESLPIVLHNQIQVPVGN, from the coding sequence ATGTTTCGCATCGCTAAGCTCTTTCGCTATGCGGAGCTGTGTCTGGCTGTTGTTCTCATATCTTGGGCCTTCACAAGGGTCCCTTTCGCCTTGAAGATCTCCGCCGAGTACTTCTGGAAGCTCTCCGGCTTCGTTGTCAGCCACGTCTTCATTTTCATGCTCTGCAATGTCATCATCGTCACTCTCATCGCCAAGTCCGGCAGGTTCTCGGGTCAAAACCCGACCGGTCACAGTGACGAGACCGAACTCTTCGAAGAATTCATCAAACACGTCAGCGGTGGCTCCACGGAGCCGCAGCCCGAAACCAGAACGCCGGCTCACGATCAGGACGTAATCGTTTACCATGACAAGCAGATCATCTGCGAGGTGAACAGGACCGCTCGCGAAGACGAAGATAAAACGGAAACGGACTCGGATACGGACATAGTGCATGTGCATCCGAAAGCGTACCGGAGGACTCAGTCAGAGAAGATAAAGCGACAGAGTCAGGAGAAGTCACGCGGAGAGCTACGGAGATCGGACACAGAGAAGTGCAGGAAAGGTGCGAGCTCCGATGAGAAGCCACAGGAGAGTCAATATCCGGAGGATAAGCTGAGCAACGAGGAGTTCCAACGCACCATAGATGCCTTCATTGCGAAGCACTGGAAGTTTCATAGCGAAGAGTCTCTTCCCATCGTTCTTCACAACCAGATCCAAGTACCCGTTGGCAATTAG